A genomic window from Cinclus cinclus chromosome 5, bCinCin1.1, whole genome shotgun sequence includes:
- the KIAA0232 gene encoding uncharacterized protein KIAA0232 homolog isoform X1 gives MRPICTVVVDGLPSESSSSSYPGPVSVSEMSLLHALGPVQTWLGQELEKCGIDAMIYTRYVLSLLLHDSYDYDLQEQENDIFLGWEKGAYKKWGKSKKKCSDLTLEEMKKQAAVQCLRSASDESSGIETLVEELCSKLKDLQSKQEEKIHKKLEGSLTPETDLSPTAKDQVEMYYEAFPPLSEKPVCLQEIMTVWNKSKVCSYSSSSSSSTVPPTSTDTSSPKDCNSESEVAKDRSNKVSATVQERAQQKKSKNEKENNFSNNTVEEKPVLYKKQVRHKSEGKMRPRSWSSGSSEAGSSSSGNQGEYKASMKCIKVRHKTREVRSKKGRNGQSRLSVKSGEKVDRKVHSGSSSSSSSGSIKQLCKRGKRPLKEIGRKEAGGSDGKDLYLDSRNEKEYKEEPLWYTEPITEYFVPLSRKSKLETTYRNREDICGVTSEAVEELSESVHGLCISNNNTHKTYLAAGTFIDGHFVEMPAVLNEDIDLAGTSICSQPEDDKYLDDVHLSELTHFYEVDIDQSMLDPGASDTMQGESRILNMIRQKSKEKTDFEAECCIVLDGMELQGESAIWTDSTSSVGAEGWFLQDLSNLAQFWECCSSSSSADADGESFGGDSPIRFSPILDSTMLNSHMLAGNQELFSDINEGSGINSCFSVFEVQCSNSVLPFSFETLSLGNENADSSSTANILGKTQSRLLIWTKNSAFDENEHCSNLSTRTCSPWSHSEETRSDNETINIPYEESTQFNAEDINYVVPRVSSNYVDEEILDFLPEETCQQQARSLGEMPTLIFKKKSKLESVCGIQLEQKAESKDYETTQGCRESSPHGDGYSSGVIKDIWTNMTDRNSAAMVEIEGIEDELFSTDVNNYCCCLDTEAKVETLQEPNKAVQRSEYHLWEGQKENVEKRAFVSNDLSKVDGGDYTTPSKPWDVNQDKENSFILGGVYGELKTFNSDGEWAVVPPGHSKGSLLQCAASDVVTIAGTDVFMTPGNSFAPGHRQLWRPFVSFEQNEQSKSGDNGLNKGFSFIFHEDLLGACGNFQVEEPGLEYSFSSFDLNNPFSQVLHVECSFEPEGIASFSPSFKPKSILCSDSDSEVLHPRICGVDRTQYRAIRISPRTHFRPISASELSPGGGSESEFESEKDEGGIAVPPQVDVFEDPQADLKPLEEDAEKEGHYYGKSELESGKFLPRLKKSGMEKSAQTSLDSQEESAGMLPVGNQDPCLECSMKESLEGRAVESSKVNCRIVEPREETGRFCSCKAGCHFPTYEDNPVSSGEHEERMSGSQEKQCWWEKALYSPLFPASQCEECYTNAKGENGVGEHADVKEVSNDDEHLLDFNMVSLSMILGRKFYTYVIRVGYCIFPFIIVLSLPSNEISAKSFSSLALCINLPCILSILLKVPQGVVLWVVQPFAQTTVLLVDRQSHFPLGTLAICLS, from the exons agctctgggatTGAAACATTAGTGGAGGAGCTTTGCTCCAAACTGAAAGACCTTCAGAGTAAGcaag AGGAGAAGATTCACAAAAAGTTAGAAGGCTCTTTGACTCCTGAGACTGATTTATCTCCAACAGCAAAGGATCAAGTTGAAAT GTACTATGAAgcatttcctcctctttccgAAAAGCCAGTTTGCCTGCAGGAAATTATGACTGTGTGGAATAAATCCAAAGTTTGTTCTTACTCTAGCTCCTCATCTTCATCCACTGTTCCACCAACTAGCACAGATACATCTTCTCCAAAAGACTGCAATAGTGAAAGTGAAGTAGCTAAAGACAGAAGTAATAAAGTATCTGCCACTGTACAGGAAAGAGCCCAGCAGAAGAAGAGTAAAAAcgagaaagaaaacaactttaGTAACAACACTGTTGAAGAGAAGCCTGTTTTGTACAAAAAGCAAGTCCGACATAAGTCTGAAGGGAAGATGCGTCCCCGCTCCTGGTCATCTGGATCCAGTGAGGCTGGCTCAAGTTCTAGTGGTAATCAAGGTGAATACAAGGCATCAATGAAATGTATTAAAGTAAGACACAAAACAAGAGAGGTTCGGAGTAAAAAAGGGCGTAATGGGCAGAGCAGGCTGTCAGTGAAATCTGGTGAAAAGGTTGATAGAAAAGTCCACAGcggaagcagcagcagcagcagcagcgggtcCATCAAACAACTGTGCAAAAGAGGTAAAAGGCCATTAAAAGAAATTGGAAGAAAAGAAGCTGGCGGTAGTGATGGAAAAGATTTGTATTTAGACAGtagaaatgaaaaggaatatAAAGAAGAGCCCTTGTGGTATACTGAGCCGATTACGGAGTACTTTGTTCCTCTTAGCAGAAAAAGCAAGCTGGAGACTACGTACCGCAACAGAGAAGATATATGTGGAGTAACATCAGAGGCTGTAGAAGAGTTGTCTGAATCAGTACATGGTCTTTGTATTAGCAACAATAATACTCATAAAACATACCTCGCAGCAGGTACTTTCATTGATGGTCACTTTGTAGAAATGCCTGCAGTTCTAAATGAGGATATTGACCTCGCTGGGACCTCAATATGTTCTCAACCAGAGGACGACAAATATTTAGATGATGTTCATCTGTCAGAACTAACACACTTCTATGAAGTGGATATTGATCAATCCATGTTGGATCCTGGTGCCTCAGATACGATGCAAGGGGAGAGTCGGATTTTAAATATGATTCGACAGAAGAGTAAAGAAAAAACTGATTTTGAGGCAGAATGTTGCATAGTGTTAGATGGAATGGAGTTGCAAGGGGAAAGTGCAATATGGACTGATTCGACCAGCTCTGTTGGTGCTGAAGGGTGGTTCTTGCAAGACCTTAGTAATTTAGCTCAATTTTGGGAGTGCTGTTCATCTTCTAGTTCTGCTGATGCAGATGGGGAAAGTTTTGGAGGAGATTCTCCGATCAGATTCTCCCCCATCCTAGACAGCACAATGCTTAATTCACACATGCTTGCTGGCAATCAAGAGCTCTTTTCAGATATTAATGAAGGGTCTGGTATAAActcttgtttttcagtgtttgaagTGCAATGCAGTAACTCTGTTTtaccattttcttttgaaacactCAGCTtgggaaatgaaaatgcagattCTAGTAGCACTGCTAATATTCTTGGGAAAACACAGTCTAGATTGCTAATATGGACCAAAAATAGTGCCTTTGATGAAAATGAACACTGTTCTAATCTTTCAACAAGAACCTGTAGTCCATGGTCACACTCGGAAGAAACACGTTCAGACAATGAGACTATAAATATTCCATATGAAGAATCCACGCAATTTAATGCAGAAGATATTAATTATGTAGTTCCTAGAGTGTCTTCAAATTACGTAGATGAAGAAATTCTAGATTTTCTGCCAGAAGAAACCTGCCAGCAACAAGCTAGAAGTTTAGGAGAAATGCCCACTTtgattttcaaaaagaaatctaaGCTAGAATCTGTCTGTGGTATTCAGCtagaacaaaaagcagaaagtaaAGACTATGAAACTACACAAGGGTGTAGGGAAAGCAGTCCACATGGAGATGGCTACAGCTCAGGGGTTATTAAAGATATTTGGACAAATATGACAGACAGAAATTCTGCAGCGATGGTAGAAATAGAAGGAATAGAAGATGAATTGTTTTCAACTGATGTAAATAACTATTGCTGCTGTTTGGATACAGAAGCAAAAGTTGAAACCCTCCAGGAACCCAATAAAGCAGTGCAAAGATCAGAGTATCACCTCTGGGAAGGTCAAAAGGAGAATGTAGAGAAGAGAGCCTTTGTCTCAAATGATTTATCAAAAGTAGATGGTGGTGACTATACCACACCATCAAAACCCTGGGATGTTAACCAGGATAAAGAAAACTCATTTATACTTGGTGGTGTGTATGGGGAGCTCAAAACATTTAACAGTGATGGAGAATGGGCAGTGGTGCCACCTGGTCACTCAAAGGGGAGTTTACTGCAATGTGCAGCTTCCGATGTGGTGACAATAGCTGGTACAGATGTTTTTATGACTCCAGGTAATAGCTTTGCCCCTGGCCACAGGCAATTATGGAGGCCGTTTGTATCATTTGAACAGAATGAACAATCAAAGAGTGGAGATAACGGATTAAATAagggtttttcttttatcttccaTGAAGACTTACTGGGAGCTTGTGGTAACTTTCAAGTCGAAGAACCAGGGCTTGAATATTCATTCTCTTCCTTTGACCTGAACAATCCATTTTCACAAGTTCTTCATGTAGAGTGTTCGTTTGagccagaaggaattgcatctTTCAGCCCTAGTTTTAAACCTAAGTCAATTCTGTGCTCTGATTCAGACAGTGAGGTTTTACACCCCAGGATATGTGGTGTTGATCGAACGCAGTACAGGGCTATACGGATTTCTCCGAGGACTCACTTCCGCCCAATTTCTGCATCTGAACTTTCTCCAGGTGGTGGAAGCGAGTCAGAATTTGAGTCAGAAAAAGATGAGGGAGGTATTGCTGTCCCTCCTCAAGTAGATGTATTTGAGGATCCACAAGCAGATCTCAAACCTCTGGAAGAAGATGCAGAAAAAGAAGGGCATTACTACGGAAAATCGGAGCTTGAATCTGGAAAATTCCTTCCCAGATTAAAAAAGTCTGGAATGGAGAAGAGTGCACAGACATCATTGGATTCCCAAGAAGAGTCAGCCGGGATGTTGCCAGTAGGAAACCAAGATCCCTGTTTAGAATGCAGTATGAAAGAATCTCTAGAAGGGAGAGCAGTGGAGAGCTCTAAAGTAAACTGCAGAATAGTGGAGCCACGTGAGGAGACTGGCAGGTTTTGCAGTTGTAAAGCAGGGTGTCATTTCCCCACGTATGAGGATAATCCTGTTTCTTCAGGAGAGCATGAAGAG AGAATGAGTGGCAGCCAGGAAAAGCAATGCTGGTGGGAAAAGGCGCTCTATTCTCCCCTTTTTCCTGCATCACAGTGTGAAG AGTGCTATACAAATGCCAAGGGAGAGAATGGTGTAGGAGAACATGCAGATGTAAAGGAAGTATCCAATGATGATGAACATCTTTTAGATTTTAATATGGTAAGTTTGTCAATGATTTTGGGGAGGAAGTTTTATACTTATGTTATAAGGGTGGGCTACTGCATCTTTCCTTTCATCATAGTTCTCAGTCTACCCTCAAATGAAATTTCTGCAAAAAGCTTCTCTTCTCTTGCTTTGTGTATTAACCTCCCCTGCATCTTGAGCATCCTTCTGAAAGTTCCTCAGGGTGTTGTACTTTGGGTAGTACAACCTTTTGCACAAACAACTGTACTTCTAGTAGACAGGCAAAGCCACTTTCCTTTGGGAACGCTTGCCATTTGCTTGTCATGA